A segment of the Fusobacterium ulcerans genome:
TATTCTTATAATTTCAATGATACTTTTCAATACTTCATCAAAATGTGTATCGATATATTTTTTTATATCCATAGTTTTCTCCTGTAATGGAATTAGTCAATTAAAGAAAGAGCAAGGTCTAAAACTTTATCCCCTTTCATCATACCATAATCCATAGTATTAATGATCTCTACTTTTTTTCCTACTGTTTCAGCTACTGCTGCTAATTCAGCTTTTTTATATTTTACTTGTGGTCCTAATAGAAATACATCATAGTTACCAAGATTTTCTTGAAACTTTGCTATACTTAAAGCATTAATTTCAACTTCTATTCCTTTTTTTACAGCTGCTTCTTTCATTTTTTTAACCATAAGACTTGTTGACATTCCTGCATCACATAATAATAATATTTTTTTCATAGTTTTCCTCCTGAATATTTACTTTAAATTTTTAATTATTTTCCTTCATTTTCCATTTGTTCTAATCTTTCCATTTCATCTTCCTCTTTTTTACTTGCCTTATCTATTATTCTAAGGAATGGAAGATAAATCATTGCTCCAATGATAAGATTTACTATTTGAATAAGTGCTCCTGAAATATCCCCTACTGTAATAAATCCACTGATTATTGCTGGTGTAGGCCATGGGAAAGCTATCCCTAAAGGTTTTGATACAATTCCAAGATTCATTGTTATATATTGAGTAGTTACCATTACCATAGCTACCAGATTAAATGGTATAAGCATAATAGGGTTAAGGATTATTGGAAGTCCAAACAGGATTGGTTCATTGATATTGAATATTCCTGGAATAGTTCCAATAGCTCCAACACTTCTTATATGTTTACTTTTTGCAAAGATTAATATAGCTATAAGCAGAGAAAGAGTAACTCCTGCTCCTCCCATCCATACCATGTCAAAGAACTGTTCAGTTATTACATGAGGAAGAGGCTGTCCAGCTTGTAATGCAGCTATATTTTCTACCTGATTTTCCAACCAGAAAGGTCTTACAAATCCATTTACCATTGAACCACTGTTTATTCCAACAGACCAAAGAATTGATATAGCAAAAACTGTAAATATAGAACCTATATATGAAGTTCCAAGAGATTTTAACGGCAAAGCCAGCATTTTATATACAAAGTCATGTATTGTTCCATAGTCTGTCTGCATCATAAGAAGTCTTAGAAGAAGAGCTGCTCCAAGGATAACTGTTCCTGGAATAAGAGCCTCAAATGATTTTATAACTTCAGGTGGTACACCATCAGGCATTTTTACAAGAATATTTCTATTAACGAAAAACTGAAATATTTTTACTGTTAATACTCCAATAACCATAGCCACAAACATTCCCTTACTTCCAAGCCAGTCAAATGTAATAACTGCTCCATGTTCAGTAGAATGTCCCAATGGAGTAAGTATCAAGAATGAAGCTAGAGACAGAAGTCCTACTGCAATACTGTCAAGTTCAAATTGTTTAGCAAGCTGCTGAGCTACTAAGAAAGCTACATACAGAGCTATAAGTGAAAATGTAGCACTTACAGGGATATCAAGAATATCCTTCCATCCTTCACCAAATAAACTAGTCATACCTCTTTGATATGCTGGTAGTGGAAAAGCTGAAATCATCAAAAATATAGATCCAATCATTAAAAGAGGCATCATCATTATAAATGCTCTTCTTATTCCATTGATATATTTGTTCTGTGCTATCCATGCAGCTACAGGAACAAGTTTGTCTTCTAGTATCGTTATAACTTTGCTCATCATCGTCTCCTTTTATATTTCTTCCAGTGGTTTTTGTATATTTCTTTTGTAATTTTCCATATATTCCTTTGAAGCTATCTCTATTTTTACCTCATTGCTTCCTTCTATAGGATTTGCAAGATATACTTTAGGTTCATTATCTGGGTCTGCTGCGACAAATGAAAACTCTACATTTGTTCCAATTCCCCATTCTCCTTTATTATTCATAGCCACAACAGATATAGCTCCTGCATGCCCTCTTCTTTTTTTCAGCTGTTCAGCAAATTCTGTAACTGCTGATTGAGCAGCTTCTGTAGGGGACATTCCTCTTTTCATTCTTTGAACTGTTTCGTAAGAAAGACACCCTTTCATTATATCTTCTCCAAGTCCAGTAGCTGCTGCCCCACCAGCTTCATTATCTACATAGAATCCTGAACCAGATACAGGAGAATCTCCTACTCTTCCTCTTTTTTTCATAAACAATCCGCTTGTAGAAGTAGCTGCTGCCATATCTTTTTCTGAATCTATACTTATCATGCATACTGTATCATGACCATCATAAGGGGAAAGATTTTTTTCAGTTATCTCTTTCATTCTCAATTCCCAAGTTTTTTTAGCTCTTTCAGTAAGCATATTCTGTCTTACAAAACCATTCTTATGAGCGTAAGCCTCTGCTCCCTCTCCCACAAGAAATATATTGAATCTGTCTGCACTAAGTTTTCTTGCTATACACACAGGATTTTTATAATCTTTTATTCCAGCTACTGCACCTATAGAAAGTGTCTTTCCATCCATAAAAGCAGCATCCAATTCAACTTCACATACTTCATTTGGAAGTCCTCCATATCCTACTGATTTATAGAATGGATAATCTTCAACTTCCATTATTGCTCTTTCTACAGCATCTTGGCATTTTCCACCATTTTTTAATATATCAGCTCCTAGAGTTACACCTTCAACAGCCATTCTCCAAGTAGCTATCATAGCCCACTTCTTCATTATTTTTCCACTCCTACTCTTCTATATAAGTCTATTAGCTCTTCTACTAATTCTCTAGCAAGAATTGAGTTCATAAGGTGGTCTTGAGCATGGACCATAAGAAGGTTCATAGCTATTCCATTCCCATCTGCTTCATTACATATAAGTTCTGTCTGCATCCCATGAGCTACAAGTGATTTCTCTCTTGATTCTTTTAAAAGTTCCTCTGCTTTATCAAAATTTCCAGTTTTAGCTTCTCTAAGTGCTTCATAAGCCAAACTTCTTGCCTCACCAGCGTTACCTACTATTGTCATTGCTACTTCTTCTAAATCTAAATCCATGTTCATTACCTCCTTAGATATTTTTGATTTTTTAAGGTTACACCTATATTAGCACTAGTCAAATAAAATGTCAAAAATCACATTTTTATGCCCGTATATCGTTTTTAAAGTTCTAATTTAATTATTATTCTTGAAATAAAATATAGTATATGGTATGATTTAGTAGATATGACGAAAATAAAATAATTGTATTTCGTTTAACTTTCAGAAAAAAAATATTCAAAAATATAAAAAAATTTTTAAAAAGGGGATTTTTATGAGTTTTGATATACTTCAGAAAGATATTCAGGTAGAATTTTCCAAACATCTCAATAGAAAAGAAAGAAACCTTATCAAATTTTTGTCAATAAAAGATAAAAATGTAACTCTTCCTTTTAAAGAATTTTTAAAATATCTAGATTTTGAAACACAGGAAGAAGGAATAAAATTTCTTAATTTATTTATGAATAAATATATTATTCTTTCATCAAATAACTCTAAGTATCTTGCATATTTAAATATACTTCAATCTTTCTATATATCTGGTGATGATATAACATTGATATTTCCTGACGAAATAGCCAGTTCTTTTAAAAAAGGAACTAATTATGAAAAGCTTGGAGTCAATAGAGTTCTTACATTCAGAGAAAAATTTTCATATCGTCTATACCAATATGTAAAAAGAGCTCCAGAAGACAGTGTATATATCCCTATGGAAATTTTAAGAAGTCTTCTTGAAATCAAAGAATCATATAAAAGATATTATGATATTGAAAAAAATCTCCTGATTCCAGTATTGAAAGATCTTGAAGATAATGGAGACCTTCCTCTTTTATACACTAAAAATAAAAGTGGAGATTACAAAAGTGCAAAAATTTTGGGAATTACTCTTGAAAAACAGATAGTAGAAAATAGTAATACTATTATAATTAATGATATTATGACGAAAATAGGGAAAGAGGTTAAAAATTTTACTGAAATATACTCTATAATATTAAAAGCTCTAGCTGAACATGGAGAGGAATATGTTAGGACTAATACAGAATATGCTCTAAAAAATTTCACTGGAAATTTTGACATTTTTCTAGAACAGCTTTTATTAAAAAATACTCCTGTAGAAAAAGCATATCTTACAGTTAAAAAGAAATTCAAAACATTATTTGAACTTCATATGGAAGTAATGAAGGTAGCACAGAAAGAAAGCCAGTATCCTTCTAATTTAAAATTTCTTATCAAAATATATTCTTTGAAAGATGGAGAATCTACTGTATGTGATGGAAAAGATATTTCAATGAAAATATCATATAACAAAAATGATTTTTCATATATAGAAGTGTTCAGACAAAAAATAAAAGAAGAAAATCCAAATGGAGAAAAATATAAAAAGGAAGCTGATTAGAGCTTCCTTTTTTTTTATTTATAGTATTTTTAATTTGTAAAATATCAAATTAATAAGCTACTTCATATAATCCTAAGATATCTTCTAAAACTACATCTTTTGGATTTCCTCCAATACATGTATCTGTAAGGATATCTTTAGTTAACTATGGTTTTCAATATTTTTATTATCAATTTTTAAATAACTCTCCCAATCTTCTGGAAATCCTATACAACTTATATCAATAACTTCTAAAAATTCATTAAAAGTGTTCTTTATATCTTTTAAAATTTTATTATTCCATTCTTCTTTATCTCTAATTAATATTCTCATTACTAAAACATAATCAAAAATTTTATAAGTAGTTATTGGAAATTCTTTAGTTTTAGCTGGTGTTGAAACCACTTTATAATTATAAAGTCTCATATCATGTGCCAACATATTTCTAAATCTTCTCATTGCTTCAATCCAATTTCCAAACTGTATTTTGCTGTACCCATATTCTTTTGCAATTTTTTTCTGAACACTATTATCAAGCAATACATAAAAATTTTCTAAATTTCCTAAAGTAAACAATTCTATTGCAACCCATATAGGATAATAGCCTTGATAATTTAATTTATGATGCTGAATAAAAGGCAATTCTTCATTATCTCTAATATTTTTATTAATAAAGGAAATAAATTTTGAATGTTTATCCTTATCCTTAAAATCTCTGCTAAACATGTAAGAAATATTTCCTTCTGAGTAACTGTGTGCAAAATTATATGAAATGGAAGTTTTTAAATCTCTTTCAATAATTTCCATTCCATATAAAAATATATTTCTAATTCTCATATCAAATTTTATAATTTTATAAATATAATCAAAAGTTAATTCTTTGGGATAACAGTCATTTGCTAAATCTTTAAAGTCATGTAAATATCCTGTAAAATGGTAATAGTTAATTCTTTTTAAAACTTCTTTAGCAAAATTCTCGTTTTCTATAACTAGATTTCTATTCTTTAATTTATTAATTTGTTCATCAAATGTTGTTGGAGGCTTTAATTGTGAACTAATAAATTTAATAAACTTATCATTTTCAATATTCATGTATGACTCCTTATAAAAAAAATCGACCCTTGCATGGGCCACATAACAAAAATAAAGTTAGAGGTGTGCAAAGGTCTGTATCATACTAAAATAATATCATATTAGTAAAAGAAAGTCAATAATATAGATATTCATTTATTCCTAGTTCTCTGTAAAATTTATCATTTGTTGTATGAATATATGGCCTCTTAGTAATTTATACTACATAATCTTCTCCTCTATACTTTTAATAAAAATTCCACTTTTTTAAAAATTTAATTAAATTTTACCAGTTTTATTTCTGTTGTTTTCTTTCAGCTTTAGCTATATAATATTCTAAAGAGGTGAGCCTATGATATTGAGAAAATATAATCCTGATGATTGTATTAAATTATTAAAACTCTTCTATGATACAGTTAGGAATGTAAATAAAAAAGACTATAATGATGAGCAGCTTTCTGTATGGGCTCCTGATAACTATATAGAAGAAAAATATGCCCTCTGGCAAAAGTCTCTTTCTGAAAATTTTACTATTGTTGCTGAAATCAATGGAGAGATTGTAGGTTTTGGAGATATAGAAAAAACTGGCTATCTCAATAGGTTATTTATTCACAAGGATTATCAGAATATGGGAATTGCATCAGCTATAGTTAAGGAACTTGAAAAATATGCAGAGAAAATATGTATATGCACAATAATAACAGAGGCTTCAATCACAGCTAAACCCTTCTTTGAAAGGCTGGGATATACATTGGTAAAAAAACAGCAGGTAGAGAGAATAGGAATTTCTCTTACTAACTATGTTATGGAAAAAAATATATCGAGATAAGGTTCATTTATAAAAAATCTAAATTCTAATATATTATTTCTATTTTAAATTATATGACAAAATAATATGTATATGGTCAATAATAATTTTGCTGGCAGGTACCAGATAAGGAGCTGAAATGATTAGAAAAGCTAAAAAAACTGATATAGAAATTATTTCGAAAATCTATATAGACAGTCGTAGAAAAACATATAAAAATATTCTTCCAGATGATTATCTCAATTCTCTAACTTATGCACAAGCAGAGAAAAAATGGGAAGAGTATTTAGAAAATGATAATAATGTTATTTTTCTTCATTTAGATGACAAAGGAACTATTACATCTCTTGCAGCAAGTAAACCTTACAGACATCTCAAAAAATGTCTCTATTTAGATTCACTTCATGTGTCTCCTGAATTTCAAAGTAAGGGAATAGGAAAATCTCTTATCTTAAAAACTGCTGAATTTGCTTTGGAAAATGGCTATGACACTATGACTATCTCTATTCTTAGAGGAAATGACAAAGCTGAAAAAATTTATCAATATTTAGGAGCTGTATATCTTAATGATTTTATCAATTATTTTGACAATACTTCAGCTATGTCTACAGTATTTATATGGAAAGATTTACCCAAATTAATAAGCAAGCATAGTAAATAGTATATAAAAAGAAGCTGATATGAGATAAATTTTTATTACTCTATATCAGCTTTTTATTTATTAGATTCTCATTTCCATTATGATTTCTCCATCTTCATCCATTTCTCCTGTCTCTTTAAATCCACAGGCTGAGTACAGCTTCATAGCCAATATATTTTCTGGTTCAAAAGATAGATTTATTTTTCTGATTTTTTCTTTTCTAAAAAAATCAATTATCTCTTTCATAGCTTTTTTTCCATAACCTCTTTTTTGATAGTTTCTATCTATCATAAAACGACATATCCAATACTCATCTTTATCTTTTTCCATATTAAGCATAACAAAACCTATAAGCATCTCTTCTGCATATATTCCAAATAACTTAACTGTTTCCCTGTAGATATATGCCTGTGCTATGGAATAGATATTTGAAGCAACAAAAGCACTCTGTTCCTCATTAACTTCCAACTTAATACATTCATCATAATTATCTTCATTGATTTCTCTTAAAGTAATTACTTGATTTGATTCACTCATTTAATTCCTCCTGATTTAATCTAATTTTCTCCAAAAATATATATGATTTTCTATCTATTTTTTTTATTTTCATAATAATTCCCCCTTTTTCTTACAACTTTTATCTTATTAAATTGTAGCAGATCAATCAAATATTTACAATTTTTTATATATTATCTAAAATTTTTATTTATATTATTAATCCTCTTTCATTCTATTTTTTTTATACAATTATCTTAAAAAAAAGTTTTTCTTACAAACTTTAAAAAAAATTTATCTTGACTTTACTACATTTTTAAATTATAAATATAGTAACTACTACATTGGCTAAATTTAATAACTTTTATCTAAAATCAAGGAGGGCAAAATTATGGAGTACGGAATTTTATCTGTCATCCCACCGCTGGTAGCTATTATACTGGCATTGGTGACAAAGCAAACAGTTTTTTCACTTTTTTTAGGTCTGTGGATCGGTACTACAATCATCTCTGATTGGAACCCAATAATTGGATTTCCAAAAATGATTTCTGATTTTTTTATTCCGCTGATTGGGAACAGCTGGAATGCAGGAATGATAATGCTTATTGTTTCTTGTGGGGGATTTGTATATCTTATAAAAGTTTCTGGTGCAGCTAAAGCATTTGGGGATTATGCTTCTAAGAGAGTAAAAACAAGAAAAGGTGCTCAGCTTACAGCTTATTTTGCAGCATTTGCTTTTATTTTTACAGAGCCAACTCTTACACTTGGAGCTATCATGAGACCAATTACTGAAAGACTTAGAATATCAAGAGTAAAGCTTGCATACATATGTGACGTTATGGGGTGTCCATTTGCAACACTTTCTCCAATTACAAGCTACAGTACTTATGCTATTGGATTAATAGCTACTCAGTTTGCTATGCTGGGGATAACTGATAATCCTTGGACTACATATCTGAAATCTATACCATACAATTTCTATGCTATGTTTGGTATGCTTGCTTTGTTCTTTGTTATCATATTTAATCTGGATATAGGACCTATGTATAAAGCTGAAAAGAGAGCTATTGAAACTGGAGAGCTTATAGGAGAAACAGATAACCCAATGGGAAAATATGATCTTGATGAAGAGACTTTATTTAAAGATTCAAATATAACACTGGCTAGTTTTGTTATTCCACTTCTTGCATTATTTGCTACATTGATAGCTATGATACTATGGACTGGAAAAGCTGGTGAAAATGGTATAGGAGGGGCTTTTGTTAATTCAAATATATCTCTTTCTATCACTACTGGGTTCTTAGTTGCTTCGATAGCTGCTGGAATAATGGGTGCAAAATCTAAAATATTTAAATATGGTGACATTGTTCCTATGTTCTGTAAAGGAGTTGCTTTAAACTCTGACATTCCAATTATTTTAGTATTAGCATGGTCTATTGGTTCATTGACAGGGGTTATGGATCTTAAAGGTTATTTAATAAATATAGTTGCACACTACAATATAGCTGCTGGTCTTATGCCTGCATTCCTGTTTGTAGTTGGAGCTTTCGTTGGATTCTCTACTGGAAGTTCTTGGGGTGTATGGGCTATAATTATGCCGATATCTCTTCCAATAGCTCACACATTTGGAGTACCAATGGAACTTATGATAGGGGCTTCTTTGAGCGGGGGAGTATTTGGAGATCACTGTTCTCCTATATCAGATACTACTATACTTGCATCTACAGCAGCTGGTTCTGACCATGTAGAGCATGTAAAAACACAGCTTCCTTACAGTATGACTGTTGGAATATCTTCAATCATAGGTTTCCTAGTAGGAGGACTTATCTCTCCAATACTTGGACTTATAGTTACAGCAATATCAATAGTAACAGCTCTCTTCATATTCTCTAAGATAGCTGAAAAAAGAAATGGTAAAATTTTAGGAGGAGTACAATGATGAATAAATCGAAAATATATTTTCCAGACTATATCTTCTATAATGGAAATGTTCATACAGTAGATGCAGAAGATAATATTTATGAAGCTGCTGCTGTATCAGGAAATAAAATAGCTGCTGTTGGAAGTAATGATGAAATAATGGCTATGAAAACTGACAAAACTGTATTGATAGATTTAAATGGAAGAAGTCTTATCCCAGGGATTAATGATGCTCACAATCATGCATGGGAAACTGGTTTAATGCTTGAGGGAATAGTACTTTTCGGTATCGACAGCATGAAAATGCTTCAGGAAAAAATCATAGAAAGAATAAATGAAGTTCCAGAAGGGACATGGATACAAGGAGGAAGCTGGATAGAATCTCAATTTGAAGAAAATAGAGCTCCAAATCGTTATGATTTAGATGCTGCCTCTCCTCATAATGCAGTTGTATTAGAAAGAATATTTGGTGCATGTTCTGTAAATTCCAAAGCACTGGAACTGGCTGGTATAAATAAAGACACTCTGGATCCTCCAAAAGGACATATAGAAAAAGATGAAAATGGAGAGCCTACTGGTGTTCTTCATGGAAATGCTGTTCTTTTAGTAAGAAAAGTTATGCCTGGACCTTTTGGAAGTGACGATTTTGGAGCAGGAGAAGGGGAACCTTCTATTCCAGTATTAGAAAAATCTATATCTCTTGCAATAAACGAATACAATAAATATGGAATTACAAGTATAACAGAACCAGGAGTAAGTTCTGGTGTATGCAAAGCCTATCATGATTTATTAAAGAAAAATGAACTTAGATGCAGAATAAATCTTATGCCTAACTGGCATGGTTTCACGTTGCAGCAAAATGAAAAAGAGCTGGATCAACTTCTTAATGATTACGATTTCTCATCTGGTTACGGAAATGACTGGATACGTTACTCTTCATTAAAAATGGCAATAGATGGAGGGCTTACATCTATGACAGCTCTAAAATCTTGGAATTACAAAGGGGAGGATTCATTGAGAGAATTTCCATTGAGATTGGATATCACTAAACTTGATGAATATATAAAGTCAGCTCATGATTCTGGATGGGATATAGGTATTCATGTAATGGGAGACGTTGCTATAGATAAAGCTGTAGATGCTATCTACAAAGCTGTTAAAGCTAACCCTAGAAAACATCAGCACTCTATAATTCATGCTTATTACCCAAGTGAAGAAACTCTTAAAAAAATGAGTGAAGTAGGAATAATGGTAGCTGCTCAGGCAAGTTTCATATATGTAGAAGCAGATGGCTATGATTCTCTGCTCCCTAGGGATAAGCAAACAAGTTTTACTCCATTAAAAACTTACAAGGATAATGGAATTGTAGTTTCTCTTACTACTGATATGCCTTGTTCAAATTTGAATCCATTTATAAATATGTATGCAGCTGTAACTAGAAAAGGTTCTAGAGGTTATTCTCTTGGAGATGAAGAAAAAATAAATAAAACTGAAGCTTTGAGAATGATGACATATAATGGTGCTGTACTAAATGGAGAAGAGAATTTCAAAGGAAGTATAGAGGCTGATAAACTGGCAGATCTCGTTATTATTGACAGAAATCTTTCTCAGGTGCCAGATGAAGAGATAAAAAATATCAAAGTTGATTTCACTATGCTTGATGGAAAAATCATCTATCAAAGATAGGGAAGTCGAGGAAGTGAATAGATGCTGTATCTGATCATAGCAGTTTTATCAAATACCTTTATGACTTTTATTATAAGACTGTCAGAAAAGGAAAAAAGCAATCGTTTTAATGTAAATACTTTTAACTATCTTTTTGGAGGTATATTGGCATATTTTGTTATTAGAAAGGAAAGTATATTCTCATTTGATGGAGATTACAAATATACACTTTTCCTCGCAGTGATAAATGCCGTTTTATACATTACCTGTCTTTATCTTATGCAGGTAAATATGAAGAAAAATGGAGCTCCTCTCACTACTACATACAACAGACTGGGGCTCCTTATCCCTATCCTTGTATCTGTCATACTGTTTAAGGAATATCCTAATCAAATGCAGATAATTGGATGTATTTTAGCTATCTTTTCTATCTATTACATCAACAAAAAAGATAAGAAAGATGAAAAAAGCAAGGTTTCTCCCTTACTTCTTATAGCTCTTTTTATGGCTGGAGGTATGGTAGACACTTTAGCAAAGATATATGGATATTATGGAAATTCAAATCTGCAAGGGCATTTTATTTTCTATACTTTTGTTTTTTCCTTTATATTCAGCCTTATACTTAGCATCAAAAGCATTAAAAATCTGAGTAAAAAAGAAATACTTATTGGTTTCTTTATAGGTATTCCCAATCAGATTACTACTCTGGCTCAACTAAAAGCTGTAGCTGTGCTTCCTGCTTATCTGGTATTTCCAGCATACAGTATTTCGGTTATACTTTTAGTCAATCTTGTGAATTTTCTTTTCTTTAAAGAAAAGCTCACAATGCGTCAGTATGTGGGAACAGGTATCATCATTTCAGCTCTTATATGCATGAATGTCTAGAAATATTCCTTGCTTTTATTATTAAATTATTTTATGATAAAAGAAAAGAAACGTGAGGTATGATTCATGACTGGAATTGCAAAGCTGTACAGGAAAAACTATAATAACCTGACTAAAGCTGAAAAACAAATAGCAGAATATATCTGTGGTAACCCTAAAAAAGTTATCATGATGACTTCCTTAGACCTTGGAAAAGAGCTCAATGTCAGTGATGCAACAGTGTTGAGATTTTCTAAGAAAATAGGATTTTCTAAATATAATGAACTTAAAGAATATCTTGCAGAAGAATTGGAAGCAAGAAAAAGTGTCATTGATAAAATGCTAGATAACTGGAACAATGACAGAGAGGATAATAACAGTGTTAAGAAAATGATAAATGCTGATATTAAAAATATGCAGAAACTTTACATGGATTTAGATTTAGAAGAAATAGATAATGTAGTAAAGCTTATGCAGACATCAAAAAAAATATTTGTTATTGGGGTAGGAAGCAGCAGAGCTGTTGCTGAAATGCTTGGATGGCATTGCATGGTTTTAGGTCTGGAAGCTGTAACAATATCTGAAGGAGGATATGGATTATTTGAAAAAATAGCCCATGTGACAAAAGATGACTGTGTAATATTTTTCAGTGTTCCTAAATATCTGAAAGATGAAGTACAGATGATGGAGCTTCTCCATACTAAAAAAGTTCCTTCAGTTGTTATTACAAATAATCTTTTCTCTAAAATTGCTTCTTATGCTTCTATATTTATCCCAGTTGAAACAGATAATACAAGTTTTTTTAATTCTTTTATACTTCATGCAGAGGTATGTAATGTTATTCTTCTAAAACTTTTTGAAGGAGACAGAAACAGATATTTTCAATATTTCAAACAAAATGAGAAGGATCAAAGCTTCCTTTACGAAGATGAGGAGCCTTCTTCTACATATTAAAACAAGAAGCTGTCTTATTAATCAGAACTATAATCTGACTTTTTAGACAGCTTCTTCTTTTTGATTATATTTCATTATCTATTAGAATCATAACTAAGTACCTTATCTTAGAATTTTCTTTAAACAGAGTGTATTCCTCTTCAAAAAAGACAAAGATATTCTGAGAAATTAAAATATCTTTTAATTCAGCCCATTTTTGAACTCTCTCTATACTGTTGGATATATCCTCTTTCTTAAAAAGACTTTCACTCCACATACAAATATAGCTCCCTTTATTTAAAACAACAGATTTATTCTCCCTGTTTTTAAAAGAAATATATAAGTGGGATCCTTTTATTTCTTCTTGTAAATCATTTTTAAGAAATTTAAATCCAAAATACTTATATTCAAACTTAAGAGGAAATCTTTCAAAGATTTTCTCTTCTGGGGAAATCTCTGTTCCTTTTATATCTTCAAACCCTTTTATAAAGGGGATGTCTAATTCTATATTCTTACCTGTTTTATGATTCATCAAGTGCTTTTCTAAAATTTTTTTCTGGTTTTTTAAACATACAATTTTATTTTGAACTTCAGAAATTATTTCTTTCAATATCTTTTCAAACTTATCCTCTTCTTTAGTAAAGATATATTCTTTTATCTGCTCCAGAGATATTCCCAGATTTCTTATATAGTTTATCAATTTTAAATTAAAAATCTGTTCTAAAGAATAATAATTATAGTTATTGCTTTTATCTCTAAAAGCAGGAGTAACTAAGTTTTCATTGCTATAGTATCTCAATGTAG
Coding sequences within it:
- a CDS encoding MurR/RpiR family transcriptional regulator translates to MTGIAKLYRKNYNNLTKAEKQIAEYICGNPKKVIMMTSLDLGKELNVSDATVLRFSKKIGFSKYNELKEYLAEELEARKSVIDKMLDNWNNDREDNNSVKKMINADIKNMQKLYMDLDLEEIDNVVKLMQTSKKIFVIGVGSSRAVAEMLGWHCMVLGLEAVTISEGGYGLFEKIAHVTKDDCVIFFSVPKYLKDEVQMMELLHTKKVPSVVITNNLFSKIASYASIFIPVETDNTSFFNSFILHAEVCNVILLKLFEGDRNRYFQYFKQNEKDQSFLYEDEEPSSTY
- a CDS encoding amidohydrolase, whose translation is MMNKSKIYFPDYIFYNGNVHTVDAEDNIYEAAAVSGNKIAAVGSNDEIMAMKTDKTVLIDLNGRSLIPGINDAHNHAWETGLMLEGIVLFGIDSMKMLQEKIIERINEVPEGTWIQGGSWIESQFEENRAPNRYDLDAASPHNAVVLERIFGACSVNSKALELAGINKDTLDPPKGHIEKDENGEPTGVLHGNAVLLVRKVMPGPFGSDDFGAGEGEPSIPVLEKSISLAINEYNKYGITSITEPGVSSGVCKAYHDLLKKNELRCRINLMPNWHGFTLQQNEKELDQLLNDYDFSSGYGNDWIRYSSLKMAIDGGLTSMTALKSWNYKGEDSLREFPLRLDITKLDEYIKSAHDSGWDIGIHVMGDVAIDKAVDAIYKAVKANPRKHQHSIIHAYYPSEETLKKMSEVGIMVAAQASFIYVEADGYDSLLPRDKQTSFTPLKTYKDNGIVVSLTTDMPCSNLNPFINMYAAVTRKGSRGYSLGDEEKINKTEALRMMTYNGAVLNGEENFKGSIEADKLADLVIIDRNLSQVPDEEIKNIKVDFTMLDGKIIYQR
- a CDS encoding MerR family transcriptional regulator — encoded protein: MKEYYLINEVSKITEIPVSTLRYYSNENLVTPAFRDKSNNYNYYSLEQIFNLKLINYIRNLGISLEQIKEYIFTKEEDKFEKILKEIISEVQNKIVCLKNQKKILEKHLMNHKTGKNIELDIPFIKGFEDIKGTEISPEEKIFERFPLKFEYKYFGFKFLKNDLQEEIKGSHLYISFKNRENKSVVLNKGSYICMWSESLFKKEDISNSIERVQKWAELKDILISQNIFVFFEEEYTLFKENSKIRYLVMILIDNEI
- a CDS encoding GNAT family N-acetyltransferase, with amino-acid sequence MSESNQVITLREINEDNYDECIKLEVNEEQSAFVASNIYSIAQAYIYRETVKLFGIYAEEMLIGFVMLNMEKDKDEYWICRFMIDRNYQKRGYGKKAMKEIIDFFRKEKIRKINLSFEPENILAMKLYSACGFKETGEMDEDGEIIMEMRI
- a CDS encoding DMT family transporter gives rise to the protein MLYLIIAVLSNTFMTFIIRLSEKEKSNRFNVNTFNYLFGGILAYFVIRKESIFSFDGDYKYTLFLAVINAVLYITCLYLMQVNMKKNGAPLTTTYNRLGLLIPILVSVILFKEYPNQMQIIGCILAIFSIYYINKKDKKDEKSKVSPLLLIALFMAGGMVDTLAKIYGYYGNSNLQGHFIFYTFVFSFIFSLILSIKSIKNLSKKEILIGFFIGIPNQITTLAQLKAVAVLPAYLVFPAYSISVILLVNLVNFLFFKEKLTMRQYVGTGIIISALICMNV
- a CDS encoding Na+/H+ antiporter NhaC family protein, whose product is MEYGILSVIPPLVAIILALVTKQTVFSLFLGLWIGTTIISDWNPIIGFPKMISDFFIPLIGNSWNAGMIMLIVSCGGFVYLIKVSGAAKAFGDYASKRVKTRKGAQLTAYFAAFAFIFTEPTLTLGAIMRPITERLRISRVKLAYICDVMGCPFATLSPITSYSTYAIGLIATQFAMLGITDNPWTTYLKSIPYNFYAMFGMLALFFVIIFNLDIGPMYKAEKRAIETGELIGETDNPMGKYDLDEETLFKDSNITLASFVIPLLALFATLIAMILWTGKAGENGIGGAFVNSNISLSITTGFLVASIAAGIMGAKSKIFKYGDIVPMFCKGVALNSDIPIILVLAWSIGSLTGVMDLKGYLINIVAHYNIAAGLMPAFLFVVGAFVGFSTGSSWGVWAIIMPISLPIAHTFGVPMELMIGASLSGGVFGDHCSPISDTTILASTAAGSDHVEHVKTQLPYSMTVGISSIIGFLVGGLISPILGLIVTAISIVTALFIFSKIAEKRNGKILGGVQ